In Neofelis nebulosa isolate mNeoNeb1 chromosome 10, mNeoNeb1.pri, whole genome shotgun sequence, one DNA window encodes the following:
- the CFL1 gene encoding cofilin-1 isoform X1, which translates to MRHRNSARGAAKEKRASGLGARTPPKGCSCLRVTLPRLAGLSREQASGVAVSDGVIKVFNDMKVRKSSTPEEVKKRKKAVLFCLSEDKKNIILEEGKEILVGDVGQTVDDPYATFVKMLPDKDCRYALYDATYETKESKKEDLVFIFWAPECAPLKSKMIYASSKDAIKKKLTGIKHELQANCYEEVKDRCTLAEKLGGSAVISLEGKPL; encoded by the exons ATGCGGCATCGGAACTCGGCCCGGGGGGCGGCGAAGGAAAAGCGCGCGAGCGGTCTTGGCGCGCGCACTCCACCCAAGGGCTGTTCCTGTCTCCGCGTCACCCTCCCTCGACTGGCGGGTCTGTCTCGAGAGCAG GCCTCTGGTGTGGCAGTCTCTGATGGTGTCATCAAAGTGTTCAATGACATGAAGGTTCGTAAGTCCTCAACACCAGAGGAGGTGAAGAAGCGCAAGAAGGCGGTACTCTTCTGCCTGAGTGAGGACAAGAAGAACATCATCCTGGAGGAGGGCAAGGAGATCCTGGTGGGTGATGTGGGCCAGACTGTAGACGACCCCTACGCCACCTTTGTCAAGATGCTGCCAGACAAGGACTGCCGCTATGCCCTCTATGATGCCACCTACGAGACCAAGGAGAGCAAGAAGGAGGACCTGGTGTTTATCTTCTG GGCACCTGAATGTGCGCCCCTCAAGAGCAAAATGATTTATGCCAGCTCCAAGGACGCCATCAAGAAGAAGCTGACGG GGATCAAGCATGAATTACAAGCAAACTGCTACGAGGAGGTCAAGGACCGCTGCACCCTGGCCGAGAAACTGGGGGGCAGCGCCGTCATCTCCCTGGAGGGCAAGCCTTTGTga
- the CFL1 gene encoding cofilin-1 isoform X3: MASGVAVSDGVIKVFNDMKVRKSSTPEEVKKRKKAVLFCLSEDKKNIILEEGKEILVGDVGQTVDDPYATFVKMLPDKDCRYALYDATYETKESKKEDLVFIFWAPECAPLKSKMIYASSKDAIKKKLTGIKHELQANCYEEVKDRCTLAEKLGGSAVISLEGKPL; encoded by the exons ATG GCCTCTGGTGTGGCAGTCTCTGATGGTGTCATCAAAGTGTTCAATGACATGAAGGTTCGTAAGTCCTCAACACCAGAGGAGGTGAAGAAGCGCAAGAAGGCGGTACTCTTCTGCCTGAGTGAGGACAAGAAGAACATCATCCTGGAGGAGGGCAAGGAGATCCTGGTGGGTGATGTGGGCCAGACTGTAGACGACCCCTACGCCACCTTTGTCAAGATGCTGCCAGACAAGGACTGCCGCTATGCCCTCTATGATGCCACCTACGAGACCAAGGAGAGCAAGAAGGAGGACCTGGTGTTTATCTTCTG GGCACCTGAATGTGCGCCCCTCAAGAGCAAAATGATTTATGCCAGCTCCAAGGACGCCATCAAGAAGAAGCTGACGG GGATCAAGCATGAATTACAAGCAAACTGCTACGAGGAGGTCAAGGACCGCTGCACCCTGGCCGAGAAACTGGGGGGCAGCGCCGTCATCTCCCTGGAGGGCAAGCCTTTGTga
- the CFL1 gene encoding cofilin-1 isoform X2, producing MFGPRATRTEGCVTCPRLQPAADGADTPASGVAVSDGVIKVFNDMKVRKSSTPEEVKKRKKAVLFCLSEDKKNIILEEGKEILVGDVGQTVDDPYATFVKMLPDKDCRYALYDATYETKESKKEDLVFIFWAPECAPLKSKMIYASSKDAIKKKLTGIKHELQANCYEEVKDRCTLAEKLGGSAVISLEGKPL from the exons ATGTTCGGCCCCAGGGCTACGAGAACTGAAGGTtgtgtaacttgcccaaggctccAGCCGGCAGCGGACGGGGCTGATACGCCG GCCTCTGGTGTGGCAGTCTCTGATGGTGTCATCAAAGTGTTCAATGACATGAAGGTTCGTAAGTCCTCAACACCAGAGGAGGTGAAGAAGCGCAAGAAGGCGGTACTCTTCTGCCTGAGTGAGGACAAGAAGAACATCATCCTGGAGGAGGGCAAGGAGATCCTGGTGGGTGATGTGGGCCAGACTGTAGACGACCCCTACGCCACCTTTGTCAAGATGCTGCCAGACAAGGACTGCCGCTATGCCCTCTATGATGCCACCTACGAGACCAAGGAGAGCAAGAAGGAGGACCTGGTGTTTATCTTCTG GGCACCTGAATGTGCGCCCCTCAAGAGCAAAATGATTTATGCCAGCTCCAAGGACGCCATCAAGAAGAAGCTGACGG GGATCAAGCATGAATTACAAGCAAACTGCTACGAGGAGGTCAAGGACCGCTGCACCCTGGCCGAGAAACTGGGGGGCAGCGCCGTCATCTCCCTGGAGGGCAAGCCTTTGTga
- the MUS81 gene encoding crossover junction endonuclease MUS81 isoform X2 has product MAAPVRMGRKRPLPVCPNPLFIRWLTEWRDEAASRGRRTQFVFQKALRSLRRYPLPLRSGKEAKILQHFGDRLCRMLDQRLQQHRASGGDHAPSSPSGEESPAPEGPLATAQDSSVPVSAQPKAGGRGSYRPTRHSGARAVLLLLYREHLNPSGHGFLTKEELLRRCAQKTPRAAPGSARPWPALRSLLHRNLVLRTHQPARYSLTPEGLELAQKLAESEGLSSLNVGLGPEEPPGAEPEEPGAASAELGASEGSAQQLSLELRPGEYRVLLCVDTGEAKGAGHRQELLLELQRLRVTHTVRKLHVGDFVWVAQETEPGDPARPGELVLDHIVERKRLDDLNSSIMDGRFHEQKFRLKRCGLGHRIYLVEEHCSANNLSLPESTLLQAVTNTQVIDGFFVKRTADIKESAAYLALMTRGLQRLYQGHTLRSRPWGTSGDPESRPGPSPDPLCSLLTFSDFNAGAIKNKAQSVREVFARQLMQVCGVSGEKAAAIVDRYSTPARNLGPALSRTLSQLYCSHGPLT; this is encoded by the exons ATGGCAGCGCCGGTCCGCATGGGCCGGAAACGCCCGCTGCCGGTTTGCCCCAACCCGCTCTTCATACGCTGGCTAACCGAATGGCGGGACGAGGCAGCCAGTAGGGGGCGCCGAACGCAATTCGTGTTTCAGAAG GCGCTGCGCTCCCTCCGGCGGTACCCACTGCCTCTGCGCAGCGGCAAGGAAGCAAAAATCTTACAACACTTCGGAGACAGGCTCTGCCGTATGCTGGATCAGCGGCTGCAGCAGCACAGAGCATCAGGCG GTGACCATGCTCCAAGTTCACCATCTGGAGAGGAGAGTCCAGCTCCAGAAGGGCCACTTGCCACAGCCCAGGACTCTTCCGTGCCA GTTTCAGCCCAGCCCAAAGCAGGAGGCCGTGGCAGCTACCGGCCCACTCGGCACTCAGGAGCAAGGGCAGTCCTGCTTCTGCTCTACAGGGAACACCTG AATCCTAGTGGTCATGGCTTCCTGACCAAGGAGGAGCTTCTGCGGAGGTGTGCCCAGAAAACTCCCAGG GCGGCCCCTGGGAGTGCTCGACCCTGGCCAGCCCTCCGCTCCCTCCTCCACAGGAACCTGGTTCTCAGGACACACCAGCCAGCCAG GTACTCGTTGACCCCTGAGGGTCTGGAGCTGGCCCAGAAGCTGGCTGAGTCAGAGGGCCTGAGCTCACTGAATGTGGGCCTCGGACCAGAGGAGCCCCCTGGGGCGGAGCCAGAAGAGCCAGGAGCAGCCTCCGCTGAGCT TGGCGCCAGCGAAGGGAGTGCCCAGCAGCTGTCACTGGAGCTCAGGCCTGGAGAGTACAGGGTGCTGTTGTGTGTGGACACCGGTGAAGCCAAggg GGCCGGGCACAGGCAAGAGCTGCTCCTCGAGCTACAGCGGCTGCGTGTCACCCACACGGTGCGCAAGCTGCACGTTGGGGACTTCGTGTGGGTGGCGCAGGAGACCGAGCCCGGAGACCCAG CGAGACCTGGGGAGCTCGTCCTGGACCACATCGTGGAGCGCAAGCGGCTGGACGACCTGAACAGCAGCATCATGGATGGCCGCTTCCACGAGCAGAAG TTCCGGCTGAAGCGCTGTGGCCTGGGGCACCGGATATACCTAGTGGAGGAGCACTGCTCGGCGAACAACCTCAGCCTTCCGGAGAGCACGCTGCTGCAGGCTGTCACCAACACTCAG gtCATCGACGGCTTCTTTGTGAAGCGGACGGCGGACATTAAGGAGTCGGCTGCCTACCTGGCCCTCATGACGCGGGGCTTACAGAGACTCTACCAG GGCCATACCCTACGCAGTCGCCCCTGGGGAACCTCCGGGGACCCTGAATCAAGGCCTGGGCCCTCTCCAGATCCTCTCTGCTCACTCCTCACCTTCAGTGACTTCAACGCGGGAGCCATCAAGAACAAG gcccaGTCAGTGCGCGAGGTGTTCGCCCGACAGCTGATGCAGGTGTGCGGTGTGAGTGGGGAGAAGGCAGCGGCCATAGTGGACCGGTACAGCACCCCTGCCAG GAATCTGGGACCCGCTCTGAGCAGGACCTTGTCCCAGCTCTACTGCAGCCACGGCCCCCTGACCTGA
- the MUS81 gene encoding crossover junction endonuclease MUS81 isoform X1 — protein sequence MAAPVRMGRKRPLPVCPNPLFIRWLTEWRDEAASRGRRTQFVFQKALRSLRRYPLPLRSGKEAKILQHFGDRLCRMLDQRLQQHRASGGDHAPSSPSGEESPAPEGPLATAQDSSVPVSAQPKAGGRGSYRPTRHSGARAVLLLLYREHLNPSGHGFLTKEELLRRCAQKTPRAAPGSARPWPALRSLLHRNLVLRTHQPARYSLTPEGLELAQKLAESEGLSSLNVGLGPEEPPGAEPEEPGAASAELGASEGSAQQLSLELRPGEYRVLLCVDTGEAKGAGHRQELLLELQRLRVTHTVRKLHVGDFVWVAQETEPGDPARPGELVLDHIVERKRLDDLNSSIMDGRFHEQKFRLKRCGLGHRIYLVEEHCSANNLSLPESTLLQAVTNTQVIDGFFVKRTADIKESAAYLALMTRGLQRLYQGHTLRSRPWGTSGDPESRPGPSPDPLCSLLTFSDFNAGAIKNKAQSVREVFARQLMQVCGVSGEKAAAIVDRYSTPASLLAAYDACATPKEQELLLSTIKCGQLQRNLGPALSRTLSQLYCSHGPLT from the exons ATGGCAGCGCCGGTCCGCATGGGCCGGAAACGCCCGCTGCCGGTTTGCCCCAACCCGCTCTTCATACGCTGGCTAACCGAATGGCGGGACGAGGCAGCCAGTAGGGGGCGCCGAACGCAATTCGTGTTTCAGAAG GCGCTGCGCTCCCTCCGGCGGTACCCACTGCCTCTGCGCAGCGGCAAGGAAGCAAAAATCTTACAACACTTCGGAGACAGGCTCTGCCGTATGCTGGATCAGCGGCTGCAGCAGCACAGAGCATCAGGCG GTGACCATGCTCCAAGTTCACCATCTGGAGAGGAGAGTCCAGCTCCAGAAGGGCCACTTGCCACAGCCCAGGACTCTTCCGTGCCA GTTTCAGCCCAGCCCAAAGCAGGAGGCCGTGGCAGCTACCGGCCCACTCGGCACTCAGGAGCAAGGGCAGTCCTGCTTCTGCTCTACAGGGAACACCTG AATCCTAGTGGTCATGGCTTCCTGACCAAGGAGGAGCTTCTGCGGAGGTGTGCCCAGAAAACTCCCAGG GCGGCCCCTGGGAGTGCTCGACCCTGGCCAGCCCTCCGCTCCCTCCTCCACAGGAACCTGGTTCTCAGGACACACCAGCCAGCCAG GTACTCGTTGACCCCTGAGGGTCTGGAGCTGGCCCAGAAGCTGGCTGAGTCAGAGGGCCTGAGCTCACTGAATGTGGGCCTCGGACCAGAGGAGCCCCCTGGGGCGGAGCCAGAAGAGCCAGGAGCAGCCTCCGCTGAGCT TGGCGCCAGCGAAGGGAGTGCCCAGCAGCTGTCACTGGAGCTCAGGCCTGGAGAGTACAGGGTGCTGTTGTGTGTGGACACCGGTGAAGCCAAggg GGCCGGGCACAGGCAAGAGCTGCTCCTCGAGCTACAGCGGCTGCGTGTCACCCACACGGTGCGCAAGCTGCACGTTGGGGACTTCGTGTGGGTGGCGCAGGAGACCGAGCCCGGAGACCCAG CGAGACCTGGGGAGCTCGTCCTGGACCACATCGTGGAGCGCAAGCGGCTGGACGACCTGAACAGCAGCATCATGGATGGCCGCTTCCACGAGCAGAAG TTCCGGCTGAAGCGCTGTGGCCTGGGGCACCGGATATACCTAGTGGAGGAGCACTGCTCGGCGAACAACCTCAGCCTTCCGGAGAGCACGCTGCTGCAGGCTGTCACCAACACTCAG gtCATCGACGGCTTCTTTGTGAAGCGGACGGCGGACATTAAGGAGTCGGCTGCCTACCTGGCCCTCATGACGCGGGGCTTACAGAGACTCTACCAG GGCCATACCCTACGCAGTCGCCCCTGGGGAACCTCCGGGGACCCTGAATCAAGGCCTGGGCCCTCTCCAGATCCTCTCTGCTCACTCCTCACCTTCAGTGACTTCAACGCGGGAGCCATCAAGAACAAG gcccaGTCAGTGCGCGAGGTGTTCGCCCGACAGCTGATGCAGGTGTGCGGTGTGAGTGGGGAGAAGGCAGCGGCCATAGTGGACCGGTACAGCACCCCTGCCAG cctaCTGGCCGCCTATGATGCCTGTGCCACCCCCAAGGAACAGGAGTTGCTGCTGAGCACCATCAAGTGCGGCCAACTGCAGAG GAATCTGGGACCCGCTCTGAGCAGGACCTTGTCCCAGCTCTACTGCAGCCACGGCCCCCTGACCTGA